In Planktothrix sp. FACHB-1365, the sequence CTGCAAACAATTCCAGAAATCAAATTAGAAAAAATACAGGATACTTGGAGAATTACTCTTAATATTAGCTAATTTATTATGATTTATACAGTAGTGCGAGGGAGGACGCTGGGGCTGCTCATAGATCATGAATTCAGCAACGGAACATCCCAGCCAACCGTCAACCCCTGTGGCAGATTGTCCACTTAACGCTATAATCTCTTGATTATTTCTTTATGATCACAGACAGGCCCGACTGCGCCTGGTGAGGAGATGTCAATGAACATACTTGGAATTTCAGCTTATTACCATGACAGCGCTGCGGCGCTCGTCTGTGATGGTAAGATTGTGGCAGCAGCCCAGGAAGAACGGTTTACGCGCAAAAAACACGACCCTAGATTTCCAGCCAACGCCATTCGCTATTGTCTTCAGGAAGCCAACATCACCTTTTTTGAAATTGATCAAGTCGTTTTTTACGATAAACCCCTGGTAAAATTTGAGCGACTCCTCGAAACCTACCTCAGCTACGCACCGCGCGGGTTTCGTTCTTTTATGAAAGCCATGCCTGTTTGGTTAAAAGAAAAACTTTACCTAAAAACTGTATTAAAAAAAGAATTATGCGCGATCGCAGGCGCTAAAAAAGCCAAACTTCCCCCATTATTATTTACAGAACATCATCAATCTCATGCGGCTTCTGCCTTCTTTCCCAGTCCCTTCCAAAAAGCGGCGGTGATGTGTTTAGATGGCGTGGGAGAATGGGCGACAACTTCTGTTTGGTTAGGGGAAGGTAATAGTTTAACGCCCGTTTGGGAAATTGATTTTCCCCATTCTTTAGGTTTACTTTATTCCGCTTTTACCTATTATACAGGGTTTAAAGTTAACTCTGGCGAATATAAATTAATGGGATTAGCACCCTATGGTGAACCCATTTATGTTGATAAAATTCTCACCCATTTAATTGATTTAAAAGACGATGGTACATTCCGATTAAATCTGGAATATTTTAATTATGCCGTCGGTCTAACCATGACCAATACTAAGTTTGATCAACTGTTTGGTGGCCCGCCTCGTAAACCCGAAACCCCCATTAGTCAACGGGAAATGGATATCGCGGCGTCTATTCAAGTTGTCACTGAAGAAGTGGTTTTGCGTCTGACCCGTAGCGTTCAGAAAGAATTAAATGTTGATTACCTCTGTTTAGCCGGGGGTGTAGCCCTGAATTGCGTTGCTAATGGCCGGATTTTGCGTGAAGGCCCCTTTAAAGATATTTGGATTCAACCGGCTGCTGGAGATGCGGGAGGGGCGTTAGGGGCTGCCTTAGCCGTTTGGTATCAATATCATCAACAACCTCGTAACGTGGAAACGGATCTCGCCCTTGATATTTCGGCTGAAAAACTATTAGAAACCAGTGCGGGTTTAAAATCGGCTGTTGTTGCCCTAAAAACAACCCAAAAACGCTTAGATTATATGGAAGGTTCCTATCTGGGGCCGAAATTTAGCGAGGTGGAAATTCAGGAATATTTAGATACTGTTGGTGCGAAATATTTACGGTTAGATGATGTGGAATTAATGCCCCGTTTAGCGGAAATTTTAGCCGATGGAAACGTGGTCGGATGGTTCCAAGGACGAATGGAATTTGGGCCGAGGGCGTTAGGCGGACGTTCAATTATTGGTGATCCGCGCAATCAAAAAATGCAGTCGGTGATGAACTTAAAAATCAAATATCGAGAATCTTTTCGACCCTTTGCCCCATCGGTGAGGGCGGAACGAGTTTCTGATTATTTTGAATTAGATCGCCCCAGTCCCTATATGTTAATTGTGGCTCCGGTTCAAGAGGATTTAAGAATTCCTATGTCCCCGGAACAGGAACAATTATTTGGGATTGAAAAACTCAATGTTCCTCGTTCAGAAATTCCAGCAATTACCCACGTTGATTATTCCGCACGGGTACAAACCATTCACAAAGAAACGAATCCTCGCTATTACGATTTAATCCATCATTTTGAAAAACGCACGGGCTGTGCTGTGATTGTTAATACCTCTTTTAACGTGCGGGGAGAACCCATTGTGGGCAGTCCAGAAGATGCCTATCGTTGCTTTATGCGAACCGAAATGGATTATCTGGTTTTAGAGAATTTCCTGTTAGCCAAAACTGAACAAACCGCTTGGGAAAAAGATGATTCTTGGCAAAAAGAATTTGAATTAGATTAATCAGTTATCAGTTATCAGTTATCAGTTATCAGTTCTGTTAATAAACTTTCAATCAACATTATGACTGATCACGATATTCCTCAACTTGACGCGAAAGGATTACGCGAATTTGGATTAACAACCGGAGCCATTATTATTGGCTTATTTGGTGTTGTTTTGCCTTTGTTACTCGGACATTGGCCGCCGCGAACTTGGCCTTGGGTATTAGGAACCATCCTCATCCTTTGGGCATTAATCTCTCCTAAAACCTTAAATCCGGTGTATCACCTGTGGATGAAATTTGGGTTATTCATGGGGGCAATTAACAGTAAGATTATTCTCGGTGTCGTCTTTTACGTTATGATGGCTCCGATGGGATTTATTAAACGCCTATTCGGTTCTGATGCGATGCAGCGTCAATTTAACCCTAATCTCTCAACCTATCGGGTTGCGAGTAAAGTCAGACCTAAAGAAAGTATGGAGCGACCGTTCTAGTGTTTGAAGCAACATTAGATTTTTTAAAAGACATTTGGGCGTTCATGAAAGAACGCAAAAAGTATTGGTTATTGCCTCTAATTATTACATTGGTTTTATTAGGGGCGTTGATTGTTCTCAGTCACGGTTCTGCGATCGCACCCTTTATTTATACCTTGTTTTAAACGATGGGGCAGTGGAAAGCATGGGCAGTAAATCTAGGGCTGGCTTTAAGTAGTTTAGTCCTAGGGATTGCCATTGGAGAAATCGGTTTAAGGTTAGCCAAAATTGAGGGATTAAAAAAACTTCCTGAACCTAGTCATGCAGTTTTTTCTCCCTCCTTTTTTACTCAATCTGATCTTGATCGAGGCTGGTCAAATCGACCCGGAGCAAAAGGATGGTGGCAGTATGAAGGGGAATCCTACGTTGAAATTAATAGCGATGGATTACGGGATCAAGAATATGCGATCGCTAAACCTAAAAATACCTTTCGGATTGCAGTTTTAGGGGATTCTTTTACCTTAGCCTCCCAAGTTCCTGCTAACAGTAACTATACTTCAGTTTTAGAAAAAACCTTGGGTAATTGTGCGAAATTCAAGGGAAAAAATATTGAAGTGCTCAATTTTGGAGTGGATGGCTATGGAACAGCCCAAGAATTAATTACCCTGCGAGAAAAAGTGGGGAAATATCACCCGGATTTAGTAATTGTTTCCTTTTTTATTGGGAATGATGTGATTGATAATTCTCGAAAATTAGAAAACAACTATTATCGGCCGTTTTTTGTTTATAAAAATGGTCAGTTAGAGCCGGATTTTTCCTTCCGCAACTTACCTATGGGCTATAGTAACCGCTATTTAATTACAACGGTTGATCATCTTCCTGATTGGTTAGTCAACCATTCTCGAATTTTACAAGTTGCCAAAAAAGCCGAACTAGAATATCGTAAAAACAATTTAGTTAAACACTCAAATCAGTTAAGTGTAACAACCTTTAGAGAACCTCAAGATCCTGACTGGAAAGAGGCTTGGCAAATTACTGAAGATCTCCTCAGATTAATGGCTCAGGAAGTCAAAGACAAAGGAGCTAAATTTTTATTAATGGTGATTGCTGATCCGATGCAAGTTCATCAAGATGAAGCCACAAGACAATTTTTTAAAGTCTCTAATAAAATTGATAATTTATATTATCCCAATGAACAATTAAAAAACATTGGAAAACGCAACAATTTTCCCGTCTTAGACCTAGCTCCCGATTTTCAAGCTTATGCTAAACAAAATCAAGTTTGCTTACATGGATTTGAAAAAAATAATACCCTTTGTGGGGGACATTGGAACTTAAAAGGACATCATTTAGCCGCAGAATTAATTACAAATCAATTGTGTAAAACTGATAACGGATTATGAAAGTTTTGAAATCTTTAATTCTCAATACAAGTTTAGTTTTTGGCAGTTTAATCCTAGCCGTTATTTTAGGTGAAATTGCCTTGCGAGTTGCGGGAATTAAATATCCGCCCCCCCTTCCCCCCGACTCAGAAGCCTTAGCTTATACCGTTAAAGATCCCTATCGAGGTTGGTCGCCTCGACCCAATGCTAAAACCGTTTGGCGGGGAGAAGGAGAAGCGTCAGAATTAAAAATGAATGGGTTTGGAATGCGGGATTATGAACGAACTTTAGAAAAGCCAGCCAATAGTTATCGAGTTGCAATTTTAGGGGATTCTTTTATGGAAGCGTTACAAGTTCCCCTGGAAAAAACCGCCGCCTCGGTAATGCAATCTCAACTCAAAAGTTGTCCCTTTTTAAAAGGCAAAACCGTTGAAGTTTTAAATTTTTCTGTTCAAGGTTATGGAACTGCTCAACAGTTAATGACATGGCGACATCATGCACAACAATTTTCGCCAGATTTAGTGATTTTGGGGTTCTATCCGGGTAACGATATTAGAAATAATTATCGTCCGTTAGAGCATGATCATTTGCGTCCCTATTTTGTAGAAAAAAATGGTCAACTTGTGGAAGATTTATCGTTTAGAACCTTAAATCCTGCCAGTCTTGAACGGGATTATTATACATTTTCAAAACTGGATCAATTGCCTTATGAATTAATCGCTAATTCTCGAATTTTACAGCTTATTCGACAAGCCGAGATAGAATCTAAACGTCGTCAATTACAAAAAGATTATGAACAAACCGATATTAATTTTTATAAAGAACCTCCTGATCAAAACTGGCAACAAGCTTGGAAGATTACAGAACAATTAGTCACCTTACTAAAAAATGAAGTGACGGCAAAAGGCAAGGATTTTATGGTGGTAATGGTGAGTGATTCCTTTCAAGTTCAACCTGACCCTAAAAAACGTCAGAAATTTATGGAAGCTCATCAAATTCAGGATATTTTTTATCCTGATAAACGAATTTATGCCCTAGGACAACGAGAAGGATTCCCCGTTTTCCGACTCGCAGAACCCTTACAAAAGCAAGCCGAAAAAACAGGAGTCTGCTTACATGGATTTAAAAATGCTGAAGCCTGTGGCGGACATTGGAACCGGGAAGGAAATCGCCAAGCCGGGGAATTAATCGCAAGTGAAGTCTGTCAACGGCTGATGGGTCAATCCCCAAGCCCTCAAAAATAAAATTCAAAGGGAATGGGGATGGATTTATTATATAATAAACCTTTATTCCCTCAAAAAACACTTAATTTTTTTCTTTTAACGTTCTCAATCTTACCATGAAAAATTTTAAATTCTTTCCTAAAGCCAAAGAAGGTATAAAAATTGCGTTAATTAACTTAGTTGTATTATTCGTTTTTTTAGAAATGGGTTCCTTAATTTTTTATTATTTTAAACATCAAAAACTTTATTATACCCGTGACCGTTCAGAGGATGTTCAAAATTTAGGAATTAATTTAGAAGGAGTTAGAGTTAACGAATCTGTCGTTGAACGATTACATCCGTATTTTGGATATGTTCAAAAACCAGGCCCGGATTTTAGACCCGGATTTAAGTATAATAATTATGGGTTTATTTCTCCCTACGATTATCCCTACAAAAAAACGAATCCTAATCAAGTGATTGTTGGGGTATTAGGAGGTTCTGTTGCATCTAACTATTCGATTTATGAAATTCAAAATAGAATTTTAGAAACCAAACTCCAAAAATTACCTCAATTTAAAGATAAAGAATTAATTATTATATCCCTAGCGATTGGAGGATATAAACAGCCTCAACAGCTACTTACATTAAATTATATGCTATCTTTAGGGCAAAAATTTGATTTCGTGGTTAATATTGATGGCTTTAATGAAGTTGCCTTAGCAAGTATTAATAATCAACAGAAATTGAGTTTTGCGATGCCCAGCGCATCCCATGTTCAAGCCTTAACAGGTTTAGCCAATAACAGCCTATCTACAAAAGCCCTAGAAGCCTTATTAAGCATTAAAGATAATAAACCTAAACTCAAAAATGCGTTAGAAACCTTAAAAAATTGTCCCTTAGCTTCCTGTCATGTTGTGATGTCTTTGTATGTTCAGGAATTAGTTAAAGATTATCGTCGAGATGTTGCCCGCTTTGAACGGTATCGTCAGCAACCCTCTGAGGATGGCAGTGCAGAAAGTGTGATTTATTTTTATATGCAAGATCACGTTTTACCCGATGCTGAAGTGTTCCAAGACATTACCAATAATTGGGCTGAAACTTCGATTTTAATTCATCAAGTTTTAGCTGCCAATAATATTCCTTATTTTCATATTTTACAACCCAATCAATATTATCCGACAAAACGAGTCTTTAGCGAGGCTGAAAAGAAAATTGCCTTTAGTGAGGATAGTCCTTATAAAGATTCTATTAAAAAAGGATATCCTTTCTTATTAAAAAAAGTGGATGAACTCAAAGCCAATAACGTCCAATTTTTTAATGGGGTATCTATTCTCGATAGTGTTCAAGAACCCGTTTATATTGATAATTGTTGCCATTTTAATAAATCAGGGGAGACA encodes:
- a CDS encoding carbamoyltransferase, which gives rise to MNILGISAYYHDSAAALVCDGKIVAAAQEERFTRKKHDPRFPANAIRYCLQEANITFFEIDQVVFYDKPLVKFERLLETYLSYAPRGFRSFMKAMPVWLKEKLYLKTVLKKELCAIAGAKKAKLPPLLFTEHHQSHAASAFFPSPFQKAAVMCLDGVGEWATTSVWLGEGNSLTPVWEIDFPHSLGLLYSAFTYYTGFKVNSGEYKLMGLAPYGEPIYVDKILTHLIDLKDDGTFRLNLEYFNYAVGLTMTNTKFDQLFGGPPRKPETPISQREMDIAASIQVVTEEVVLRLTRSVQKELNVDYLCLAGGVALNCVANGRILREGPFKDIWIQPAAGDAGGALGAALAVWYQYHQQPRNVETDLALDISAEKLLETSAGLKSAVVALKTTQKRLDYMEGSYLGPKFSEVEIQEYLDTVGAKYLRLDDVELMPRLAEILADGNVVGWFQGRMEFGPRALGGRSIIGDPRNQKMQSVMNLKIKYRESFRPFAPSVRAERVSDYFELDRPSPYMLIVAPVQEDLRIPMSPEQEQLFGIEKLNVPRSEIPAITHVDYSARVQTIHKETNPRYYDLIHHFEKRTGCAVIVNTSFNVRGEPIVGSPEDAYRCFMRTEMDYLVLENFLLAKTEQTAWEKDDSWQKEFELD
- a CDS encoding DUF5989 family protein; translation: MFEATLDFLKDIWAFMKERKKYWLLPLIITLVLLGALIVLSHGSAIAPFIYTLF
- a CDS encoding SGNH/GDSL hydrolase family protein, with the protein product MKVLKSLILNTSLVFGSLILAVILGEIALRVAGIKYPPPLPPDSEALAYTVKDPYRGWSPRPNAKTVWRGEGEASELKMNGFGMRDYERTLEKPANSYRVAILGDSFMEALQVPLEKTAASVMQSQLKSCPFLKGKTVEVLNFSVQGYGTAQQLMTWRHHAQQFSPDLVILGFYPGNDIRNNYRPLEHDHLRPYFVEKNGQLVEDLSFRTLNPASLERDYYTFSKLDQLPYELIANSRILQLIRQAEIESKRRQLQKDYEQTDINFYKEPPDQNWQQAWKITEQLVTLLKNEVTAKGKDFMVVMVSDSFQVQPDPKKRQKFMEAHQIQDIFYPDKRIYALGQREGFPVFRLAEPLQKQAEKTGVCLHGFKNAEACGGHWNREGNRQAGELIASEVCQRLMGQSPSPQK
- a CDS encoding SGNH/GDSL hydrolase family protein, which produces MGQWKAWAVNLGLALSSLVLGIAIGEIGLRLAKIEGLKKLPEPSHAVFSPSFFTQSDLDRGWSNRPGAKGWWQYEGESYVEINSDGLRDQEYAIAKPKNTFRIAVLGDSFTLASQVPANSNYTSVLEKTLGNCAKFKGKNIEVLNFGVDGYGTAQELITLREKVGKYHPDLVIVSFFIGNDVIDNSRKLENNYYRPFFVYKNGQLEPDFSFRNLPMGYSNRYLITTVDHLPDWLVNHSRILQVAKKAELEYRKNNLVKHSNQLSVTTFREPQDPDWKEAWQITEDLLRLMAQEVKDKGAKFLLMVIADPMQVHQDEATRQFFKVSNKIDNLYYPNEQLKNIGKRNNFPVLDLAPDFQAYAKQNQVCLHGFEKNNTLCGGHWNLKGHHLAAELITNQLCKTDNGL
- a CDS encoding SxtJ family membrane protein, which codes for MTDHDIPQLDAKGLREFGLTTGAIIIGLFGVVLPLLLGHWPPRTWPWVLGTILILWALISPKTLNPVYHLWMKFGLFMGAINSKIILGVVFYVMMAPMGFIKRLFGSDAMQRQFNPNLSTYRVASKVRPKESMERPF